One genomic window of Desulfuromonadales bacterium includes the following:
- a CDS encoding response regulator transcription factor, which yields MRILVVEDEKKVASFIKRGLEEESFSVDMAYDGEEGLSMAEATPYDLILMDLMLPKMDGLAVIKELRSKGNKAPVLCLTAKDTVEDIVSGLDSGSDDYLTKPFAFAELVARVRALLRRGVQDRGAEIRFADLRLDPVAHKVWRSNKEIELTAKEYALLEYFMRNPNQILTRTMIAEHVWDYTFDSFTNIIDVYVNYLRKKVDRDYDKKLIHTVRGIGYVMKEE from the coding sequence ATGCGCATCCTGGTAGTCGAAGACGAGAAAAAAGTGGCAAGCTTCATCAAGCGGGGACTCGAGGAGGAGAGCTTCTCCGTCGATATGGCCTACGATGGCGAAGAAGGCCTCTCCATGGCCGAAGCCACTCCCTACGACCTCATCCTGATGGATCTGATGCTGCCGAAGATGGACGGCCTGGCGGTCATCAAGGAGCTGCGCAGCAAGGGAAACAAGGCGCCGGTCCTCTGCCTGACGGCCAAGGATACGGTGGAGGACATCGTCTCGGGACTCGATTCCGGCAGCGATGACTACCTGACCAAGCCTTTCGCCTTTGCCGAACTGGTGGCCAGGGTTCGCGCCCTGCTGCGGCGCGGCGTCCAGGACCGCGGCGCCGAAATCCGCTTTGCCGACCTGCGCCTCGACCCCGTGGCGCACAAGGTGTGGCGCAGCAACAAGGAGATCGAGCTGACCGCCAAGGAGTATGCGCTGCTCGAGTATTTCATGCGCAACCCCAACCAGATCCTGACCCGGACCATGATCGCCGAGCACGTCTGGGACTACACTTTCGATTCCTTCACCAACATCATCGACGTCTACGTCAACTACCTGCGCAAAAAGGTCGACCGGGACTACGACAAGAAACTGATTCACACGGTGCGGGGCATTGGCTATGTGATGAAGGAGGAATAG